From the Musa acuminata AAA Group cultivar baxijiao chromosome BXJ3-7, Cavendish_Baxijiao_AAA, whole genome shotgun sequence genome, one window contains:
- the LOC103990763 gene encoding soluble inorganic pyrophosphatase: MSTVNGAASTETRTVPRLNERILSSMSRRSVAAHPWHDLEIGPGAPAVFNVVVEITKGSKVKYELDKKTGLIKVDRILYSSVVYPHNYGFIPRTLCEDNDPMDVLILMQEPVLPGSFLRARAIGLMPMIDQGEKDDKIIAVCADDPEYRHYNDLSELPPHRLAEIRRFFEDYKKNENKEVAVNEFLPATTAREAIQYSMDLYAQYILQSLRQ, translated from the exons ATGAGCACAGTAAATGGGGCGGCTTCAACAGAGACACGCACAGTCCCACGGCTCAATGAAAGGATTTTATCATCAATGTCAAGGAGATCAGTAGCTGCGCATCCTTGGCATGATCTTGAAATAG GTCCCGGGGCTCCTGCTGTGTTTAATGTT GTTGTGGAGATAACAAAAGGAAGTAAAGTCAAATACGAACTTGACAAGAAGACTGGGCTGATTAAG GTAGATCGAATCTTATATTCCTCAGTGGTCTATCCTCATAATTATGGTTTCATCCCTCGCACTCTTTGTGAAGATAATGACCCCATGGATGTTTTAATCCTTATGCAG GAGCCGGTTCTTCCTGGTAGCTTTCTACGAGCCAGGGCCATCGGTCTTATGCCTATGATTGATCAG GGGGAGAAAGATGATAAGATCATTGCTGTTTGTGCTGATGATCCTGAGTATCGTCACTACAACGACCTCAGTGAATTGCCTCCTCATCGTCTCGCTGAGATTCGTCGTTTTTTTGAAGACT ATAAGAAGAACGAGAACAAAGAGGTTGCCGTGAATGAGTTCCTACCTGCAACTACTGCCCGTGAAGCCATCCAGTACTCTAT GGATCTTTATGCTCAGTACATATTACAGAGCTTGAGGCAGTAG